cacacaaatctaacaagtaatctaagaattcccaaacaactacctaatacacacaaatctaaaggggtaaatgagaatatgtacatataagtaaatggatgagcgatggccgagcggcataggcaaggtgcagtagatggtataaaatacgatatatacagttgaagtcggaagtttacatacaccttagccaaatacatttaaactcagtttttctcaattcctgacatttaatcctaataaaaattccctgtcttaggtcagttaggatcaccactttattttaagaatgtgaaatgtcagaataatagtagagagaattatttatttcagcttttatttctttcatcacattcccagtgggtcagaagtttccatacactcaattagtatttggtagcattgcctttaaattgtttaacttgggtcaaacgtttcgggtagcctttcacaaacttcccacaataatttgggtaaattttggcccattcctcctgacaaagctggtgtaactgagtcaggtttgtaggcctacttgctcgcacatgctttttcagttctgcccacaaattttctataggattgaggtcagggctttgtgatggccactccaataccttgactttgtagtccttaagccattttgccacaactttggaagtatgcttgggatcattgtccatttggaagacccatttgtgaccaagctttaacttcctggcggatgtcttgagatgttgcttcaatatagaaTTTTCCatccacatgatgccatctattttgtgaagtacaccagtccctcctgcagcaaagcacctccacaacatgatgctgccacccccgtgcttcacggttgggatggtgttcttcggcttgcaagcctccccctttttcctccaaatgtaacgatggtcattatggccaaacagaaaATAatgcacaggaggctggtgagcgGTGGAAggttcataataatgtctggaatggagtgttatcaaacacatgaaaaccatgtgtttgataccattcaattcattctgttccagccattactatgaccCCGTCCTCCCCCATTATGGTTCCACTTTTGATCCCAATGTGATAATGATGGCAAaggcaaacaaacaaaaatggcACAAAAGTGATCCATTAAAAATGATAAATGAAATGATATATTGATACAAATTCCAAACAAAACGGTAGATAAACACAGTTGAAACCTGTGTCTCTGCTTGGCATCTATCACAGTCTATCAGTATCACTTTGCTGGTGCAATACAGGTAACTTACCAGGTATCACAATAAACAAATATaaggttttttaaatgtattttatttacattCCATACACAATTTCAGCACATTTTATTTTCTATCAAAGTGGCTATAAATTTACTTAAAATATTTCTCTGCTGTCTGAATTTTAAGAAAACGTGTACAAATAAATGCATGTCATTTTCACCTTGAATATTTAAAACCACAGGGGGGAGATGTGCTCAGACTTGATCATGTGCATCTGTCTACGTGCTTTACAACTCATATCGTGCTTTACAACTCATATCACCTCTGGTCAGACAGACGGTGCTCACAAGCACCTTGGAACTCTGTCAGTAACAGGTGAGACAGACAGCATCTATTGACCTGTTGCCTTATAGGATAGACCTACACAGATTAAGGATTTACTATACAGAATAAGAATTGATACCGAATGgaatttgaaaaacaaaatgaagTTTGGATTGATTCAGATTATGAGGAAGAGGAAACAGGTGAGTTTCTCTCTATTTCTTGTTTTGGATCAGTGTTTCTATGGTTTCTGATGAAGGTTATTCCCCTCAGGAGTTTAAAGGAAATTCCAAATAGAGAAGTTAAGCTTGTCTTTACTATCAGGTTTATTTATTTATGGGAATTTCATTTCCCTTGCTTCCTGGATTGAAATACTGTATGAGGACCATAATTCTCAAAAGGAGTTAAGAACAACCGTGTTATCTACTATAAGAAGTATAAGGCCCTCATCCTGACACCCACATGTTTCTCTCTCCCAGGTGATTCCTCTGATCGGCTGCATGGTATTGTCTACTGCTGGAGCCATCTTTGCCTCACTCTACTTCCTATTTACAAAGAATGATGTCATGTGAGATTTGATGTATACCATTTAATATGGATTATATTTGTTTGTCTTGCTATTTGTTTTGTTTCTAGTAATGTGAACTAGAAGTACTAACCTGACATTTAAAACAACTTTTATCTAAAGGGAATTTGGTTATCAGTCTCTGACAGGTCTGCCGGTCTTTTACTTTCtcatttgataaaagaccaaccCTGGCATAGCAGGCAGGGATATATTCTGTTTTAATCATTTGTCTTCAACTTTCTTTCAGTTTAAATAAAAGTAGAAACCCTGAACCCTGGGAGGGAGTGGACTCATCTAAACCACAGAAGGTGATTTATAACATTATAAGCACTATTTCTATGTCTATTTCTGTCCTCTCTACGTTGGCATTGGCATCAGTAGCCATTTGTGTCAGTGGTTCCTTCTCTATTCTGCTTAGTCACACAAACAGAGCAGCATTGCCAAGTATAACTATAACTCACTCATCGTGGGCAGGATGTATCTATCCCATTTTAACTGTCATCTAAACGTCATTTAAACTGTAATCTACACGTCTGTATTCATGGGTTATTCTCTGCATGGGTACCTATTGGTGAAGGAGGCAGGCGCCAGTAGTGTTACATGATGGGTGATTCATTGACTGTGGATGTAGTGAGAAGCtagcagtgttggggaagctactctgaaaataaagtttaccaagctaccaattacttcataCTGAAAGAAGTTAAGCTACTCTAATGCTACCCCTgtgaaaaatatagtttacttaactaaagctgcgttgaaaaagtagttcactacatcgtAACTACTTCGtgaaaaattatcatatgtaaatctgaaaattataggtatgtaatttagcctattaaacacaaaaattaTGTTTCAAGTGAGAGTTAGGTAAGTCTTATTCTGAAAAGGAAAGGAAATGATTGCTTACTTCACCCATATTTAATTTTCTTTCTGCAAATAAAGTAGTTTGTAactccagtagttagctacaccgctacatggtaaagaagtagtgtgtagttccagtagtcagctacaccactacatggtaaagaagtagtgtgtagttccagtagtcagctacaccactacatggtaaagaagtagtgtgtagttccagtagtcagctacaccactacatggtaaagaagtagtgtgtagttccagtagtcagctacaccactacatggtaaagaagtagtgtgtagttccagtagtcagctacaccactacatggtaaagaagtagtgtgtagttccagtagtcagctacaccactacatggtaaataagtagtgtagttccagtagttagctacaccgctacatggtaaagaagtagtgtgtagttccagtagtcagctacaccactacatggtaaagaagtagtgtgtagttccagtagtcagctacaccactacatggtaaagaagtagtgtgtagttccagtagtcagctacaccactacatggtaaagaagtagtgtgtagttccagtagtcagctacaccactacatggtaaagaagtagtgt
This is a stretch of genomic DNA from Salvelinus alpinus chromosome 11, SLU_Salpinus.1, whole genome shotgun sequence. It encodes these proteins:
- the LOC139533878 gene encoding normal mucosa of esophagus-specific gene 1 protein-like isoform X1 produces the protein MKFGLIQIMRKRKQVIPLIGCMVLSTAGAIFASLYFLFTKNDVILNKSRNPEPWEGVDSSKPQKLVTINQKRRPIEELEQVKSMTK
- the LOC139533878 gene encoding normal mucosa of esophagus-specific gene 1 protein-like isoform X3, giving the protein MKFGLIQIMRKRKQVIPLIGCMVLSTAGAIFASLYFLFTKNDVILNKSRNPEPWEGVDSSKPQKRRPIEELEQVKSMTK
- the LOC139533878 gene encoding normal mucosa of esophagus-specific gene 1 protein-like isoform X2; its protein translation is MKFGLIQIMRKRKQVIPLIGCMVLSTAGAIFASLYFLFTKNDVILNKSRNPEPWEGVDSSKPQKKRRPIEELEQVKSMTK